Proteins found in one Methanofollis fontis genomic segment:
- a CDS encoding PKD domain-containing protein, which yields MYDSQIRENYITVEALVEPVADFSADVTTGKLPLTVTFIDNSIDAVSWAWDIDNDGVIDYTDQNPVHVYTDPGTYSVSLTVTSIDDVSVTILMENYITVEALVEPVADFSADVTTGKLPLTVTFIDNSIDAVSWAWDIDNDGVIDYTDQNPVHVYTDPGTYSVSLTVTSEDGLIDSLLREAYITVEQIDPPVADFEVSITTGIAPLTVQFTDCSAGSPTAWAWDFSDGATSDNQNPQHIYSDAGTFDVSLTVTNSGGSDSTTKTDYIIVTSPNSPPIADAGDSYTAPEGTAVTLDASGSSDPDGDDLQFRWDVDSDGEWETSWSANPEYSFTWEDDFSGMATVEVSDGELSATATADVSVSNEPPTFGAITAPVDPVQVDTAVSASAEWTDPGTLDTHTASWDWGDGTSSDGVVAGTEGSGTITGTHTYTVAGVYTITLKVTDDNGGAVLSVYQYVVIHDPDGGFVTGGGWIESPAGAYVADPDLTGKATFGFDSKYKKGANVPTGETEFQFQVADLNFHSDEYEWLVVAGAKAKYKGTGTISGEGSYKFMLSAVDADINKKDAFEIDRFRIKIWEKDELENEIIIYDNGLGADLEDDNALTEIGRGSIVIHTK from the coding sequence ATGTATGATTCACAGATTCGGGAGAACTACATCACTGTAGAAGCACTGGTCGAACCGGTAGCCGACTTCTCGGCCGATGTCACCACCGGTAAACTACCCCTCACGGTAACCTTCATCGACAACTCAATAGATGCGGTATCCTGGGCGTGGGATATCGACAACGACGGTGTCATCGACTATACCGACCAGAACCCGGTACATGTCTACACCGATCCGGGGACCTACTCGGTCAGTCTCACGGTGACCAGTATCGATGATGTCTCTGTCACGATCCTCATGGAGAACTACATCACTGTAGAAGCACTGGTCGAACCGGTAGCCGACTTCTCGGCCGATGTCACCACCGGAAAACTGCCCCTCACGGTAACCTTCATCGACAACTCGATTGATGCGGTATCCTGGGCGTGGGATATCGACAACGACGGTGTCATCGACTATACTGACCAGAACCCGGTACATGTCTACACCGATCCGGGGACCTACTCGGTCAGTCTCACGGTGACAAGCGAGGATGGCCTAATCGATTCCCTGCTCAGGGAGGCGTACATCACCGTGGAACAGATCGATCCGCCAGTTGCGGATTTCGAGGTGAGTATAACCACCGGCATTGCGCCGCTGACCGTTCAGTTTACCGACTGTTCCGCCGGGTCTCCGACAGCATGGGCGTGGGACTTCAGCGATGGCGCCACCTCGGACAACCAGAACCCGCAGCACATCTATTCTGATGCGGGCACCTTTGACGTCTCACTCACCGTCACCAATTCGGGAGGCAGCGACAGCACCACCAAAACCGACTATATCATCGTCACCTCCCCCAACAGCCCCCCCATCGCCGATGCGGGCGACTCCTATACAGCACCCGAAGGAACTGCCGTCACCCTCGACGCCTCCGGTTCATCCGATCCCGACGGCGACGATCTCCAGTTCCGGTGGGACGTGGACTCGGACGGAGAATGGGAGACCTCCTGGTCGGCCAACCCGGAGTATTCCTTCACATGGGAGGACGACTTCTCGGGCATGGCAACCGTCGAAGTCTCTGACGGGGAATTGAGTGCCACCGCAACCGCAGATGTTTCGGTGAGCAATGAACCCCCAACATTCGGTGCGATCACCGCTCCCGTCGATCCCGTTCAGGTGGACACGGCGGTCTCGGCATCGGCTGAATGGACCGATCCAGGAACGCTCGACACCCATACTGCTTCGTGGGACTGGGGCGATGGCACCTCCTCTGATGGTGTCGTGGCCGGAACAGAAGGATCAGGCACGATCACCGGAACGCACACCTATACCGTGGCAGGCGTGTACACGATCACTCTTAAGGTGACCGATGACAATGGCGGTGCTGTCTTGTCTGTGTACCAGTATGTGGTCATCCACGATCCTGACGGCGGCTTCGTCACTGGCGGCGGCTGGATCGAGTCGCCGGCAGGTGCCTACGTCGCCGATCCCGATCTCACCGGGAAAGCGACCTTCGGGTTCGACTCGAAGTACAAGAAAGGGGCCAACGTACCGACCGGAGAGACCGAGTTCCAGTTCCAGGTTGCCGACCTCAACTTCCACTCCGACGAATACGAGTGGCTCGTCGTTGCCGGGGCGAAGGCGAAGTACAAGGGAACGGGGACCATCAGTGGCGAGGGTTCATACAAGTTCATGCTCAGTGCCGTCGACGCCGACATCAACAAGAAGGATGCCTTCGAGATCGACCGTTTCCGAATCAAAATCTGGGAAAAAGACGAGTTGGAAAATGAAATCATTATCTATGACAACGGCCTTGGAGCCGATCTTGAGGACGACAACGCCCTGACCGAGATCGGCAGGGGGTCGATTGTCATCCACACAAAATAA
- a CDS encoding DUF3471 domain-containing protein has translation MVRPHGPLGPGSARPGAAYSGSYAQDYYGTVRIETNATGLLAYPGHSTSPLFLVPYDGDTFRDTATDTPVVFAVGSNGTAESVRFVQFDLPGRNGTFVRISP, from the coding sequence GTGGTACGCCCGCACGGACCTCTCGGCCCAGGCTCGGCCCGCCCCGGTGCGGCGTATAGCGGTTCGTATGCGCAGGACTATTACGGCACCGTCCGCATCGAGACGAATGCGACCGGCCTCCTGGCGTACCCCGGCCACAGCACGAGTCCGCTGTTCCTGGTCCCGTATGACGGTGACACCTTCCGCGATACGGCGACAGATACCCCCGTAGTGTTCGCCGTCGGCAGCAACGGGACCGCGGAGAGTGTCCGGTTCGTGCAGTTCGACCTGCCCGGGCGGAACGGGACGTTTGTCCGCATCTCGCCATAA